One genomic region from Deltaproteobacteria bacterium encodes:
- a CDS encoding ABC transporter ATP-binding protein has protein sequence MDDVSLRVEPGDHTAIVGSSGCGKSTLLRMVAGLEAPSSGQVLLGGEVVSDTQRIVLPPHRRGIAMVFQDLALWPNLSVLENVLLGLGGAECSKAERAVRAADTLALCGIPDLADRKPGTLSGGQQQRVALARSLAVRPAFLFLDEPFAGLDPVIKAKLLREIAALAGEHAFTIVLVTHDPFEATELCTIGVLLEGGRATERGKLVDLFRKSSAEILCSFRQRLGGWAGALT, from the coding sequence TTGGACGACGTCTCGCTGCGAGTCGAGCCGGGCGACCACACCGCCATCGTCGGTTCATCCGGGTGCGGCAAGTCGACGCTACTGCGAATGGTCGCGGGCCTCGAGGCCCCCTCGAGCGGCCAGGTTCTCCTGGGTGGAGAGGTGGTCTCCGATACCCAGCGCATTGTTCTGCCGCCGCACCGGCGGGGCATCGCCATGGTGTTTCAGGACCTGGCGCTGTGGCCAAACCTATCCGTGTTGGAGAATGTCCTGCTCGGACTCGGGGGCGCGGAGTGTTCGAAGGCGGAGCGCGCGGTCCGCGCCGCCGACACCCTGGCGCTTTGTGGAATTCCTGATCTCGCAGACCGCAAGCCCGGCACACTCTCGGGCGGGCAGCAGCAGCGCGTCGCCCTGGCCAGGTCCCTTGCCGTTCGGCCAGCGTTTCTGTTTTTGGACGAACCGTTTGCCGGATTGGACCCGGTGATCAAGGCGAAGCTTTTGCGCGAGATTGCAGCGCTTGCAGGTGAGCACGCGTTCACCATCGTACTCGTTACCCACGACCCCTTCGAGGCGACCGAGCTCTGCACGATAGGGGTGTTGCTCGAGGGCGGCCGCGCAACAGAGCGCGGTAAACTGGTCGATCTCTTCCGCAAGTCGTCGGCGGAGATCCTCTGTAGCTTCCGGCAGCGTTTAGGCGGCTGGGCTGGTGCGCTCACATGA
- a CDS encoding DMT family transporter, whose protein sequence is MIGLRLASATSVSLWLNMELVATAVLGHLFFRERLGWSGWIGIGGVAVGGIILAGAEIGSGAVAVLLVSLACLCWGLDNHLTALIDGMSATRATFWKCSVAGTVNLLLGASTQNFDASFFATGLALTVGAFSYGASIVLYVSAAQHLGATRSQLLFATAPFFGVVVSAVLLGETLMAAQLMAALLMATGIAVMFAARHGHAHVHKPFAHTHAHRHDDGHHSHDHEETAPLIHEHWHQHEAVAHTHPHWPDLHHRHRHS, encoded by the coding sequence TTGATCGGCCTGCGCCTCGCATCAGCAACATCGGTATCGCTTTGGTTGAACATGGAGCTCGTTGCGACGGCGGTATTGGGGCATCTGTTCTTCCGCGAGCGCCTGGGATGGTCGGGGTGGATCGGCATCGGCGGTGTCGCGGTAGGGGGAATAATCCTGGCGGGGGCCGAGATCGGGAGCGGCGCCGTTGCGGTCCTGCTCGTGAGTCTGGCCTGCCTCTGCTGGGGGCTCGACAACCACCTGACGGCGCTGATCGACGGCATGAGCGCGACGCGGGCGACGTTCTGGAAATGCAGCGTCGCTGGTACGGTGAACCTGCTTTTGGGTGCTTCGACGCAGAACTTCGACGCGTCCTTCTTCGCCACCGGACTGGCGCTAACGGTCGGTGCATTTTCCTACGGCGCCAGCATCGTCCTGTACGTCAGCGCTGCGCAGCACCTCGGAGCGACGCGCAGCCAACTCCTATTCGCAACGGCGCCATTCTTCGGCGTGGTGGTTTCGGCAGTGCTGCTCGGGGAGACCCTGATGGCTGCCCAACTCATGGCCGCGTTGCTGATGGCAACCGGAATTGCCGTGATGTTCGCCGCTCGGCACGGGCATGCGCACGTTCACAAGCCGTTCGCGCACACGCACGCACATCGGCACGACGACGGGCATCACAGCCACGATCATGAAGAGACGGCGCCCCTGATCCACGAGCACTGGCACCAGCACGAGGCCGTAGCGCACACGCACCCGCACTGGCCGGACCTCCATCACCGGCATCGCCATTCGTGA
- a CDS encoding GxxExxY protein, whose protein sequence is MKNMKGTKREFSELSNRVIGCAIEVHRVLGPGLLESTYQQCLARELTLNGIGFKLEHPLPVEYKGIRLDCGYRIDVLVEDELILELKSVDEVCGIHQAQLLTYMKLAGIKQGFLINFNVALLKDGLQSFVL, encoded by the coding sequence ATGAAGAACATGAAGGGCACGAAGAGGGAGTTCAGCGAGCTTTCGAATCGAGTCATTGGCTGTGCGATCGAAGTTCATCGGGTCCTTGGCCCTGGGCTGCTCGAATCTACCTATCAACAATGCCTTGCCAGGGAGCTCACGCTGAATGGAATCGGCTTCAAGCTCGAACATCCGCTGCCGGTCGAGTACAAAGGTATCCGTTTGGACTGTGGCTATCGAATCGATGTTCTCGTCGAAGACGAGCTGATCCTCGAGCTCAAGAGCGTCGATGAAGTCTGCGGTATCCATCAGGCGCAGCTCCTGACCTATATGAAGTTGGCGGGAATCAAACAGGGATTTCTGATCAATTTCAACGTTGCGCTCTTGAAAGACGGTCTCCAAAGCTTCGTTTTATGA
- a CDS encoding type IV toxin-antitoxin system AbiEi family antitoxin: protein MQVKREFRHARDYIEGLAASGRYHFASRDVQTALGVSAAAAKLALNRLAKQKLLASPARGFYVIVPPEYRVLGCLPADQFIPTLMEHLHLRYYAGLLSAAQYHGAAHQRPQEFQVFLAKNRRPIACGMVRVAFIARKRLADVPVQDFNTPRGAITVSSSEATALDLAGYVEHAGGLGQVATVLSELAERIDSAKLAAAAATAPVPWAQRLGYILEHLGFDAKTAALKEYVRGHAKKSAVLLPKAPRKRARNKGWKLYVNARVEAEL, encoded by the coding sequence ATGCAAGTGAAAAGAGAATTCCGCCACGCCAGGGACTACATCGAGGGGCTTGCCGCAAGCGGGCGCTACCACTTCGCCTCTCGGGATGTCCAAACGGCTCTTGGCGTCTCGGCCGCCGCAGCGAAACTTGCCCTGAATCGCCTCGCGAAGCAAAAGCTCCTCGCCTCCCCGGCGCGGGGTTTCTACGTCATCGTCCCGCCGGAATACCGCGTACTCGGCTGCCTTCCCGCCGACCAGTTCATCCCCACGCTGATGGAGCACCTGCATCTCCGCTACTACGCGGGGCTGCTGTCGGCCGCGCAGTACCACGGCGCGGCGCATCAGCGGCCACAGGAGTTCCAGGTCTTTCTGGCCAAGAACCGCCGACCGATCGCCTGCGGCATGGTGCGGGTCGCATTCATCGCCCGCAAGCGTCTCGCGGACGTACCCGTTCAAGACTTCAACACGCCGCGCGGCGCGATCACGGTGTCGTCGTCGGAGGCAACGGCGCTGGACCTTGCCGGTTACGTCGAGCACGCGGGCGGCCTCGGACAGGTGGCGACGGTTCTCTCTGAACTGGCGGAGCGGATCGACTCCGCGAAACTTGCCGCCGCGGCAGCGACGGCGCCGGTCCCCTGGGCGCAACGGCTTGGGTACATCCTGGAGCACCTCGGCTTCGACGCGAAGACGGCGGCGCTCAAGGAGTACGTCCGAGGTCACGCGAAGAAATCGGCCGTTCTCCTGCCGAAGGCGCCGCGGAAGCGAGCGCGCAACAAGGGCTGGAAGCTCTACGTCAACGCCCGCGTCGAGGCCGAGCTATGA